One Salmo trutta chromosome 12, fSalTru1.1, whole genome shotgun sequence genomic region harbors:
- the LOC115203635 gene encoding cyclin-dependent kinase inhibitor 1B-like isoform X1 — protein sequence MTNFQTPTGLASPVAQRVTLPRRHSSVCRNLFGPIDHDELNRELKATLKEISEQDQRRWNFHFETDTPIPGSYEWEGMSADSTPAFYQESTKVGGMRVQVVTDNVRGCSPLSDCEQTALCSNEVNQENWSNSPNTRKFNSKSTPCIRRKRSRTTSYERAVNVSQITDFFPKRRRSTSEMKSTQPNSSLSIPLEQTPRKAQIIR from the exons ATGACAAACTTTCAGACGCCAACTGGTTTGGCAAGCCCGGTGGCACAGAGAGTAACTCTTCCCCGTCGCCATTCAAGCGTTTGTCGGAACTTATTTGGACCCATCGACCATGACGAGCTGAACCGCGAGTTGAAGGCGACGCTGAAGGAAATCTCTGAGCAAGACCAGCGTCGATGGAATTTCCACTTCGAGACAGACACACCAATTCCCGGGAGTTACGAATGGGAAGGGATGTCGGCGGACTCAACACCTGCCTTCTACCAGGAGTCGACGAAAGTTGGAGGCATGAGGGTTCAGGTTGTCACTGATAATGTGCGTGGTTGTTCCCCTCTATCAGACTGCGAACAGACTGCACTTTGTTCCAACGAAGTTAACCAAGAGAATTGGTCCAATTCCCCCAATACGAGGAAATTTAACTCCAAATCAACACCGTGTATTCGGCGTAAGAGGTCGAGGACAACATCTTATGAACGTGCAGTCAACGTTAGTCAAATTACAG ATTTTTTCCCAAAGAGGAGAAGATCAACGTCAGAGATGAAGAGCACCCAGCCCAATTCTTCCCTCTCAATTCCCCTTGAACAAACGCCACGCAAAGCTCAAATAATTCGATAA